CGGCGTTCCCGGGCCCGGACCCGGCGGGCGCCAGCCAGCTCATCGGCCGCGGCGTCCACCGCCCACAGCAGCTGATCAGGGTCGAAACCGTCGATGTCATCGACCGACGCGCCGATGCGCCCGTCCAACACGCCGCGGTCTTCGACCGGCAGGTCCCGGGCACGCGCGACGATGCGGCGCACCGCGACCACGACAGGCGCCCGTCGTTGAACAGCCCTGCGGTCACCGGCAGGTGGCGCAGCACCTGGCTGGCGGTGATCAACACCCACCGCTCAGCCCCCGTCAGATGGTGGGCGGCCGCCAGGCGTAGATCCAACGGCAACCCCTCCACCTGCTCGACCACCCCCGACGCGTGCAGTTCGCCCACCAGCTCCACGATCGCCGCGTCCAGATGGTTGCGCTCATCCAACAGGCGCCCCAACTCGCCCAGCGCCTGCACCCCCCGCGCGACCGTGGCCTGACCCACCCGCTCGCGGTCCTCGGTTGCTACAGCCATCACCATCTCCCTACCCAACCCTGTGACCGAACCCTGTGACCGAACCTGTGTTCGAGTCGAACGCTACCAACCGCCTGCGACAATCAGCCTCGACGTCCAACCGAACCTGGGGATAGTCGACGGACCTGCGGTTGTTTCGCCGGCGGTAACGACCTGACCGTCAGCGCGACCAGTTGAGGGTGGCGAGGATCGCCCGCGCGGCAGCGGCCGGGTCGGGGGAGCCGGTGATGGGGCGACCGACCACCAGGTGGGTGGCTCCGGCCGCCAGGGCTTCGGCCGGTGTCGCCGCCCGTGCGTGCTCATCGGTTGCGGTCCCCGACGGACGCACCCCGGGGGTCACCACCACCGAGTCGGATCCCACCGCGGCCCGCACGCCCCGCACGTCCCACGGCGCACAGACCACGCCCGGTGCACCGGCGGCGACCGCTTGCGCGGCCAGGTGCGGCACCTGAACGGCGGCGGGCGGGACGTTCATCGCAGACAGATCCTCGTCGGAGAGGCTGGTCAGCACGGTGACGGCCAGGACCATCGGCGCCGGGGAAGCCGTGGGGGCGCCGGCCGCCATCCCCTCGACCGCCGCGGCGACCATCGCGGCGCCTCCACCGGCGTGCACGGTCAGCATCGCCACGCCCAGTGTGGCGTAGGTGCGTGCCGCGCGAGCAACCACGCTGGGGATGTCATGCAGCTTGAGGTCGAGGAAGACCGGGGCGTACTTGCCCAGCTCCCGGACCGCCACTGGGCCGTGCGCCCCGAACAGCGCGTGGCCGACCTTGATGTGGCCGGCCACGCCGTCGAGCGCACGCGCGACCGCGATCGCCTCGGCGAGGTCGTCGGTGTCGACCGCGACGATCAGGGGGTTGGCCGGGTGGCCTGCACCCGTCACCGTCACGGTCCGGTGTCGAGGGCACCGCGCAGCTGGCGCACCGCGGCGATCCCGCGCGCGTCGCACCACCGGGTCAGGTCCTGGAGGATCGACAAGGCCGCGAACGGGTCGGTGAAGTTCGCGGTCCCGACCGCGACGGCGTCGGCGCCGGCGAGCATCAGCTCCACAGCGTCCTCGACGCTGGCGACGCCTCCCATCCCGATGATCGGCACGTCCGGGAGCGCCTGACGGACCTGCCAGATCGCGCGGACCGCGATCGGCCGGATCGCCGGTCCCGACAGGCCACCGACGGTGTTGGCGAGCTTCGGGCGTCGGGTGTCGACGTCGATGGCCATGCCCAGCAGCGTGTTGATCAGCGACACTCCGGTCGCCCCGGCGTCGACCACTGCCCGGGCGATGCCTGTGATGTCGGTGACGTCGGGGGTGAGCTTGGCGAACACCGGGACGTCGGCCTCGCGGCGCACCGCGTCGATGACGGTCGCCGACGAGTCGGCCCTGCACGCGAAGACGATGTTGCGATCCTCGACGTTGGGGCAGGAGATGTTCACCTCCAGCGCGACCACCCCGCCCTGGCGCCGCATCCGGCGGGCGAGGTGGCGGTACTCGTCGACCGTCTTCCCCGCGATCGACACGACCACCGGGACGCCGCGCTGCTGCAGCCACGGCAGGTCCTTGGCGATCCACCGCTCGATCCCCGGGTTCTGCAACCCGATCGCGTTGAGCATCCCCGACGCTGTCTCCGCCATCCGGGGCGTGGGAAGGCCCTCGCGTGGTTCCACCGTGATCGATTTCCCGATCACGGCGCCCAGGCGGTTGACGTCGTAGAAGCGGTCGATCTCGCGTCCGCTGGCGAAGCACCCCGATGCAGCCAAGATCGGGTTGGCCAGCCGGAGCCTGCCCAGCTCGACGGCGAGGTCGACGGTGCCCCGCGCGTCGTCGTCACCACGCCGACGTCGCGTGACCACCACGTCGGAGTGCGACTGGCGGCTCACCGGCGGTCCTCCTCCGCGGACCGTGCGGTCGCGACCTGCGGGGCCGGCGCGCCGACGTTGGGCAGGAACTCCTCGTCGACCGGGGCCGGCACCCAACGGCTCTCGTCCCACGCCACCCGCGCCCCGTTAAAAACCGGCCCGTCGACGCAAGAGCGCTTCATCCGCACACGGCCATCCTTGCCGCGGAGCGGGACGACGCAGGTCCAGCAGACCCCGGTGGCGCACGCCATGTGCTCCTCCACGGCGACCTGGCAGGGCAGACGGAGCTCGCCGCACACCCGCGCGACCTCACGCAGCATCGGCATCGGGCCGCAGGCGTACACCACACCGGTGCCACCATCGCGTGCCACGTCCGGGAGTGCATCGGTGACCCGGCCGCGGATCCCGTACGACCCGTCGTCGGTGGTGAACGTGACGTTGGCGCTGGTGCGTTTGGCCTCGATCGCGTTGAAGATCCGCTCGCCGGTCGCGGCCCCGAGCAGCATGGCGACCCGCTGGCCCTCGGCGCGCAACCGCTCGGCGAGGAAGAACAGCGGGGCGGCTCCGTACCCACCGCCGACCAGCAGGCACGGCACCCGCTGCGCGGGGACGGGGAAGACGTTGCCGAGCGGACCGACCACGTCGAGGACCTCGTGGGGTGCGCGCTCAGCGAGCCACGCCGTCCCGGGCCCGTGCGGGTCGAGGATGAACTCGACCGTCCCCACCCACGGCCCCTGACGTGATGTGCGGTAGATCGAGAACGGTCGGCGCAGCAGCGCCCCGCGGCACTCGACCGCGACGTTGACGAACTGGCCCGGCAGCGCCCGTTCGGCGATCTGCGGCGCGGCGACCGTCAGCGAGACGTAGGCACCCTCCGGGCGGCGCCCCACGACCTCGCACACCGCACGCACCGGCCCGTCGGGGCGCCCGAAGACCGTCTGGGCGCGCGGCCGTAGGTGCGCACTCACGTCCCGGCTCCCAGGCGGGCGTGGTAGTCCTGCAGCGGGCGGACCACGAGCGGACCGGCCTGCAGCGACTCGATCCCCTGGATCGCGGCCAGGATCCCCGACATCGTCGTGATGCACGGCACGCCGTGGGTCACCGCCGCGGTCCGGATCAGGTAGCCGTCACCGCGCGGTCCGATCCCGTAGGGCGTGTTGAGGATCAGATCCACCACGCCGTCGCCGATCAGGTCGACCACATGGGGACCCGCGCCCGCCTCGGAGACCTTCCGCACCACGCGGGCGGGGACACCAGCACGCTGGAGCACCTCAGCGGTGCCGTCGGTGGCGACCACCTCGAACCCGAGATCGACCAGACGCTTGACCGGGAACACGATCGCGCGCTTGTCGCGGTTGGCGACCGAGACGAACACGGTCCCGCCGGTGGGCAGCACCATCGTCCCGGTCCCCGCCTGCGACTTGGCGAAGGCCGCCCCGAACGAGTCGTCGATGCCCATCACCTCACCTGTGGAGCGCATCTCGGGACCCAGGAGTGCATCCACCCCGGGGAAACGGTCGAACGGCAGCACCGCCTCCTTCACCGCGATGTGCGCGAGCTCCAGGCCGGTCGTGGCGTCGACTGGCGGGACCACCCCGGCGTCGCGCAGGTCCGCGAGGCGGTCGCCGGCCATCACCCGCGCGGCGATCTTCGCCAACGGCACA
This sequence is a window from Actinomycetota bacterium. Protein-coding genes within it:
- the pyrF gene encoding orotidine-5'-phosphate decarboxylase; the encoded protein is MTGAGHPANPLIVAVDTDDLAEAIAVARALDGVAGHIKVGHALFGAHGPVAVRELGKYAPVFLDLKLHDIPSVVARAARTYATLGVAMLTVHAGGGAAMVAAAVEGMAAGAPTASPAPMVLAVTVLTSLSDEDLSAMNVPPAAVQVPHLAAQAVAAGAPGVVCAPWDVRGVRAAVGSDSVVVTPGVRPSGTATDEHARAATPAEALAAGATHLVVGRPITGSPDPAAAARAILATLNWSR
- a CDS encoding dihydroorotate dehydrogenase, with amino-acid sequence MSRQSHSDVVVTRRRRGDDDARGTVDLAVELGRLRLANPILAASGCFASGREIDRFYDVNRLGAVIGKSITVEPREGLPTPRMAETASGMLNAIGLQNPGIERWIAKDLPWLQQRGVPVVVSIAGKTVDEYRHLARRMRRQGGVVALEVNISCPNVEDRNIVFACRADSSATVIDAVRREADVPVFAKLTPDVTDITGIARAVVDAGATGVSLINTLLGMAIDVDTRRPKLANTVGGLSGPAIRPIAVRAIWQVRQALPDVPIIGMGGVASVEDAVELMLAGADAVAVGTANFTDPFAALSILQDLTRWCDARGIAAVRQLRGALDTGP
- a CDS encoding dihydroorotate dehydrogenase electron transfer subunit, translated to MSAHLRPRAQTVFGRPDGPVRAVCEVVGRRPEGAYVSLTVAAPQIAERALPGQFVNVAVECRGALLRRPFSIYRTSRQGPWVGTVEFILDPHGPGTAWLAERAPHEVLDVVGPLGNVFPVPAQRVPCLLVGGGYGAAPLFFLAERLRAEGQRVAMLLGAATGERIFNAIEAKRTSANVTFTTDDGSYGIRGRVTDALPDVARDGGTGVVYACGPMPMLREVARVCGELRLPCQVAVEEHMACATGVCWTCVVPLRGKDGRVRMKRSCVDGPVFNGARVAWDESRWVPAPVDEEFLPNVGAPAPQVATARSAEEDRR